Proteins co-encoded in one Haloarcula sp. DT43 genomic window:
- a CDS encoding aminopeptidase — protein MDPRIREHAEVIVDHSIDLSEGDNLVIDAHPQAENLVVAIHEFAADRGANPLVVQDRLGERFRRAFLRNREEFETPSHVEALYEEMDAYIAIKGSDNVTETSDVDPEITAAYQQAQQPLLNERLSKTWCLTQYPAPANAQLAQTSTEGYENFVWDAVLKDWDAVREHQSQMVDILDPADEVRIVSGETTDVTLSVAGNRTLNDYGEKNLPGGEVFTAPVPDSVEGQVLFDKPLYHQGREVTDVALEFEAGEVVEFSAGKNEDLLGEVLSTDDGANRLGELGIGMNRDIDQFTYNMLFDEKMGDTVHMAVGRAYEETVGEDNEQNESAVHVDMIVDMSEDSFIEVDGEIVQRNGTFRFEDGFEG, from the coding sequence ATGGACCCACGCATCCGCGAACACGCGGAGGTCATCGTCGACCACTCTATCGACCTGAGCGAGGGCGACAACCTCGTCATCGACGCCCACCCCCAGGCCGAGAACCTCGTCGTCGCGATCCACGAGTTCGCCGCCGACCGCGGCGCGAACCCGCTCGTCGTCCAGGACCGCCTCGGCGAGCGGTTCCGCCGGGCCTTCCTGCGGAACCGCGAGGAGTTCGAGACGCCGAGCCACGTCGAGGCGCTGTACGAGGAGATGGACGCGTACATCGCTATCAAGGGCAGCGACAACGTCACGGAGACCAGCGACGTGGACCCCGAAATCACCGCGGCCTACCAGCAGGCCCAGCAGCCGCTCCTGAACGAGCGCCTGTCGAAGACCTGGTGTCTCACCCAGTACCCCGCGCCCGCCAACGCCCAGCTCGCCCAGACCTCCACCGAGGGCTACGAGAACTTCGTCTGGGACGCCGTGCTCAAGGACTGGGACGCGGTCCGGGAGCACCAGTCCCAGATGGTCGACATCCTCGACCCCGCCGACGAGGTCCGCATCGTCTCGGGCGAGACGACGGACGTGACGCTGTCCGTCGCCGGCAACCGGACGCTCAACGACTACGGCGAAAAGAACCTCCCCGGCGGCGAGGTGTTCACCGCGCCGGTCCCCGACAGCGTCGAGGGCCAAGTCCTCTTCGACAAGCCGCTGTACCACCAGGGCCGGGAAGTGACCGACGTGGCCCTGGAGTTTGAGGCCGGCGAGGTCGTCGAGTTCAGCGCCGGGAAGAACGAGGACCTGCTCGGAGAGGTCCTCTCGACCGACGACGGCGCGAACCGGCTGGGCGAACTCGGTATCGGGATGAACCGCGACATCGACCAGTTCACCTACAACATGCTGTTCGACGAGAAGATGGGCGACACCGTTCACATGGCGGTAGGGCGCGCCTACGAGGAGACCGTCGGCGAGGACAACGAACAGAACGAGTCGGCCGTCCACGTCGACATGATTGTCGACATGAGCGAGGACTCCTTCATCGAGGTCGACGGGGAAATCGTCCAGCGGAACGGGACGTTCCGGTTCGAGGACGGGTTCGAGGGCTGA
- a CDS encoding DUF7859 family protein yields MENWLMYGVLAAVLLFFFFMYLMLRRTFQGFKEGFQQSKKK; encoded by the coding sequence ATGGAAAACTGGCTCATGTACGGCGTCCTCGCCGCCGTCCTCCTGTTCTTCTTTTTCATGTACCTGATGCTCCGCCGGACCTTCCAGGGGTTCAAAGAGGGGTTCCAGCAGAGCAAGAAGAAGTAG
- a CDS encoding ArsR/SmtB family transcription factor, translated as MSLLPSRDPATPDAEPRVIGVDSDDADDVLSALSAETARNLLSELNKEPAPPSELADRVDTSLQNAQYHLKKLKNAGAVEVVDTAYSEKGREMDVFAPANQPLVICAGDEQETSGLRAALANIIGGVAVIGFASLLVQQMFGNSLFGGPTVSSGSADTGTRDPSFYAGNTTVSDGGFEATAGALDTAARGGAEAAAAAIPPGLAFFAGGAFVIAGMAALWYVRQ; from the coding sequence ATGTCGTTGCTGCCTTCTCGGGACCCGGCGACCCCGGACGCCGAACCCCGAGTCATCGGTGTCGACAGTGATGATGCGGACGACGTGCTGTCGGCACTCTCGGCAGAGACCGCCCGCAATCTGCTGTCAGAGCTGAACAAGGAGCCAGCCCCGCCGTCGGAGTTGGCCGACCGGGTGGACACGTCGCTGCAGAACGCGCAGTACCACCTCAAGAAGCTCAAAAACGCCGGCGCGGTCGAGGTCGTCGACACGGCGTACTCCGAGAAGGGCCGCGAGATGGACGTGTTCGCGCCGGCGAACCAGCCGCTCGTCATCTGCGCCGGCGACGAACAGGAGACCTCCGGACTGCGGGCGGCGCTTGCGAACATAATCGGCGGGGTCGCCGTCATCGGCTTCGCCAGCCTGCTGGTCCAGCAGATGTTCGGGAACTCGCTGTTCGGCGGCCCGACCGTCTCCTCGGGCAGTGCGGACACCGGGACCCGGGACCCGAGTTTCTACGCCGGGAACACCACCGTGTCCGACGGGGGCTTCGAGGCCACCGCGGGGGCGCTCGATACCGCCGCGCGGGGCGGTGCGGAGGCCGCTGCCGCCGCGATTCCGCCGGGACTGGCGTTCTTCGCCGGCGGCGCGTTCGTCATCGCGGGAATGGCAGCGCTGTGGTACGTGCGCCAGTAG
- a CDS encoding metallophosphoesterase, translated as MLAVISDTHGTDAHRLTGRTLDAVREADHVVHAGDFTTERVLDAIDAECDDLTGVVGNNDGPAVRARLPDVATVAWEGLTIVVAHGHEHTETALGLLARQENADVVVVGHSHRPGLDDFGGWTLVNPGSYADPRRYQPAHAEMDVVAGDVRVRLRAPDGTPISTTLVER; from the coding sequence ATGCTCGCCGTCATCTCCGACACCCACGGGACTGACGCCCACCGACTGACCGGCCGGACGCTCGACGCCGTCCGCGAGGCCGACCACGTCGTCCACGCCGGCGATTTCACGACAGAGCGGGTGCTCGATGCAATCGACGCCGAGTGCGACGACCTGACCGGCGTCGTCGGGAACAACGACGGGCCGGCGGTCCGAGCCCGGCTCCCCGACGTGGCGACCGTCGCCTGGGAGGGGCTGACAATCGTCGTCGCCCACGGGCACGAACACACCGAGACCGCTCTCGGACTGCTGGCCCGGCAGGAAAACGCCGACGTGGTCGTCGTCGGCCACTCACACAGACCGGGCCTCGACGACTTCGGCGGCTGGACGCTGGTCAATCCGGGCAGTTACGCCGACCCGCGGCGCTACCAGCCGGCCCACGCCGAGATGGATGTCGTGGCCGGCGACGTTCGCGTCCGGCTCCGCGCCCCGGACGGGACGCCGATATCGACGACGCTCGTCGAACGGTAA
- a CDS encoding cation diffusion facilitator family transporter yields MAGSKSVVIAALIANGAIAILKFFGFLLTGSAAMLSETYHSISDTGNQVFLLIGIRFSSRDRDRRHPFGYGKAQFFYSFLVSVFLFGIAGWESAKHGYSQLTSGGHGGGAHAGEAVEFLFLSFTPPAWLDPLWVNYTVLLGAFAFETYALVKARAEMQRQIDRNDWSGYREAFRKTSDVTTLTALTEDTIALAGIVIALVGLVLEQMTGNPFFDRVSALLIGIMLMGFALALAWENKRLLLGESLPTDEEQRLRDIAVQNEHVDEIVGFRTVYFGPNEVLVFADLRFDPALDTESIDEEITALESAMQDSNGDIRKVYIEPEL; encoded by the coding sequence ATGGCAGGGAGCAAATCGGTCGTCATCGCCGCACTGATAGCCAACGGCGCGATTGCGATACTGAAGTTCTTCGGCTTCCTCCTGACGGGGAGCGCCGCGATGCTGTCGGAGACGTACCACAGCATCTCCGACACCGGCAACCAGGTGTTCCTGCTCATCGGCATCCGGTTCAGTTCGCGGGACCGTGACCGCCGGCACCCCTTCGGCTACGGCAAGGCGCAGTTCTTCTACAGCTTCCTCGTCTCCGTGTTCCTGTTCGGCATCGCCGGCTGGGAGAGCGCGAAACACGGGTACAGCCAACTGACTTCGGGCGGCCACGGCGGCGGGGCACACGCCGGCGAGGCCGTCGAGTTCCTGTTTCTCTCCTTTACCCCGCCGGCCTGGCTGGACCCGCTGTGGGTCAACTACACCGTCCTGCTCGGGGCGTTCGCCTTCGAGACGTACGCGCTGGTGAAAGCCCGCGCGGAGATGCAACGGCAGATAGACCGCAACGACTGGTCGGGCTACCGCGAGGCGTTCCGCAAGACCAGCGACGTGACGACGCTGACGGCGCTGACCGAGGACACCATCGCGCTGGCAGGTATCGTCATCGCGCTGGTCGGTCTGGTCCTCGAACAGATGACCGGGAACCCGTTCTTCGACCGGGTGTCGGCGCTCCTCATCGGCATCATGCTGATGGGCTTTGCCCTGGCGCTGGCCTGGGAGAACAAGCGCCTCCTGCTGGGGGAGAGCCTCCCGACGGACGAGGAACAGCGCCTCCGTGACATCGCCGTGCAGAACGAACACGTGGACGAAATCGTCGGCTTCCGGACCGTCTACTTCGGTCCGAACGAGGTCCTCGTCTTCGCGGACCTGCGGTTCGACCCCGCCCTCGATACGGAGTCGATAGACGAGGAGATAACGGCGCTTGAGTCGGCGATGCAGGACAGCAACGGCGACATCAGGAAAGTCTACATCGAACCGGAGCTGTAA
- a CDS encoding ATP-dependent DNA helicase — protein MATTDDGYMRFFPFEEPYDHQQEAMGTIYDALDEGRDVLFEGACGTGKTLASLVPALEHARETGKTVVITTNVHQQMRQFVADARAITDQERLRAVVFRGKGSMCHIDVDYEECQALRDTTRDLVEVESDIAELEQREGELLSDGQAGSSEAMEARNAVVEELRDLQDEREEIETERSTCDHYYRNLTVDTSEFYAWLFDDVRTPDDVYEYAHEQGLCGYELLKEGMDGVDLVVCNYHHLLDPTIREQFFHWLGRDPEDIIAVFDEAHNVESAARDHARRTLTENTLDQAIAELDGEDDARADAAANVIGTFRDALVEAYEDAFGFGEREAVDEHWDDVTIANDDRKDDLTLAFLQGYTGPGFHEELDRALELGRDLDARYQEAFKEGELDTRKECQTLQAAGFIADWLDETDETGQYPVVSVRRDESTDEVYGRAELYTCIPEQVTRDLFSDLHAAVLMSATLRPFDVTEDVVGVDDPVTMAYGAQFPEERRRTYAVDGPALFSSERDNPETQQRIARTLEDIVRFTPGNTLVFCPSYSEAERYHDMTAVSATRYLDEPGTQARDLREAFTDDNDGVLYTSLWGTLGEGVSYDGDDARTVVVVGVPYPHLDDRMDAVQDAYDVAFDEEDDAGWRYAVEIPTVRKTRQALGRVVRSPDDFGARILLDKRYTEAAEMEMHDYAVRGTFPPEERREMVDIGPEKLKFAMLNFYQDMDAYDGPPPKP, from the coding sequence GTGGCAACGACGGACGACGGCTACATGCGGTTTTTCCCCTTCGAGGAGCCGTACGACCACCAGCAGGAGGCGATGGGCACGATATACGACGCGCTCGACGAGGGCCGGGACGTGCTGTTCGAGGGGGCCTGCGGGACCGGGAAGACGCTCGCGTCGCTGGTCCCCGCGCTGGAACACGCCCGCGAGACGGGCAAGACCGTCGTCATCACGACGAACGTCCACCAGCAGATGCGCCAGTTCGTCGCGGACGCCAGAGCGATAACGGACCAGGAGCGGCTGCGGGCCGTGGTCTTCCGGGGCAAGGGCTCGATGTGTCACATCGACGTCGACTACGAGGAGTGTCAGGCACTGCGCGACACGACCCGTGACCTCGTCGAGGTCGAGAGCGACATCGCCGAACTCGAACAGCGGGAGGGGGAACTGCTCTCGGACGGGCAGGCAGGCAGCAGCGAGGCGATGGAGGCCCGCAACGCCGTCGTCGAGGAGCTTCGCGACCTCCAGGACGAACGCGAAGAAATCGAAACCGAACGGTCGACCTGCGACCACTACTACCGGAACCTCACCGTCGACACCAGCGAGTTCTACGCGTGGCTGTTCGACGACGTGCGCACGCCCGACGACGTCTACGAGTACGCCCACGAGCAGGGACTCTGTGGCTACGAACTGCTCAAGGAGGGGATGGACGGCGTCGACCTCGTCGTCTGTAACTACCACCACCTGCTGGACCCGACCATCCGCGAGCAGTTCTTCCACTGGCTCGGCCGCGACCCCGAGGACATCATCGCCGTCTTCGACGAGGCCCACAACGTCGAGTCGGCCGCCCGCGACCACGCCCGACGGACGCTGACGGAGAACACGCTCGACCAGGCCATAGCGGAACTCGACGGCGAGGACGACGCCCGCGCCGACGCCGCGGCAAACGTCATCGGGACGTTCCGGGACGCCCTCGTCGAGGCCTACGAGGACGCCTTCGGCTTCGGCGAGCGCGAGGCCGTCGACGAACACTGGGACGACGTGACCATCGCCAACGACGACCGGAAGGACGACCTGACGCTGGCCTTCCTCCAGGGGTACACCGGCCCCGGCTTCCACGAGGAACTGGACCGCGCGCTGGAACTCGGCCGGGACCTCGACGCCCGCTACCAGGAGGCGTTCAAGGAGGGCGAACTGGACACCAGAAAGGAGTGTCAGACCCTCCAGGCCGCCGGCTTCATCGCCGACTGGCTCGACGAGACTGACGAGACCGGCCAGTATCCCGTCGTCAGCGTCCGCCGGGACGAGTCGACCGACGAGGTGTACGGCCGCGCGGAGCTGTACACCTGCATCCCCGAGCAAGTGACCCGAGACCTGTTCAGCGACCTCCACGCCGCCGTGTTGATGAGCGCCACGCTCCGGCCGTTCGACGTGACCGAGGACGTGGTCGGCGTCGACGACCCGGTGACGATGGCCTACGGCGCGCAGTTCCCGGAGGAGCGCCGCCGGACCTACGCCGTCGACGGCCCCGCGCTGTTTTCCAGCGAGCGGGACAACCCCGAGACCCAGCAGCGCATCGCCCGCACGCTCGAAGACATCGTTCGCTTTACGCCCGGCAACACGCTCGTGTTCTGCCCCTCCTACAGCGAGGCCGAACGCTACCACGACATGACCGCCGTGAGCGCGACGCGGTACCTCGACGAGCCAGGGACGCAGGCCCGGGACCTCCGGGAGGCCTTTACCGACGACAACGACGGCGTGCTCTACACGTCGCTGTGGGGGACGCTCGGCGAGGGCGTGAGCTACGACGGCGACGACGCCCGGACAGTGGTTGTGGTCGGCGTCCCCTACCCGCACCTCGACGACCGGATGGACGCCGTCCAGGACGCCTACGACGTGGCCTTCGACGAGGAGGACGACGCCGGCTGGCGCTACGCGGTCGAGATTCCGACGGTCAGGAAGACGAGACAGGCCCTCGGGCGCGTCGTCCGCTCGCCCGACGACTTCGGCGCGCGCATCCTGCTGGACAAGCGCTACACCGAGGCCGCCGAGATGGAGATGCACGACTACGCGGTCCGCGGGACCTTCCCACCGGAGGAGCGCCGGGAGATGGTCGACATCGGCCCCGAGAAGCTCAAGTTCGCGATGCTGAACTTCTATCAGGACATGGACGCCTACGACGGGCCGCCGCCGAAGCCTTGA
- the serB gene encoding phosphoserine phosphatase SerB, protein MLVAFDFDGTLSDSEMTVLLGNQNGTAEDMADITERAMNDEIEYAESLRQRCALLEDLPDEKAQAAFDEVVLRPGAAEVIEALRDAGVYVAILTGGFERGVEAALETEGVEVDAIVANRLLVEDGKLTGEVRGPLISGTKDDALEVVTAVTGEDRDATIAVGDGANDLPMLEVANLAVGFDPKPAVAPSCDTTVETMAELHDLLEAEGVL, encoded by the coding sequence ATGCTAGTCGCCTTCGACTTCGACGGGACGCTCTCCGACTCGGAGATGACGGTCCTGCTCGGGAACCAGAACGGGACGGCCGAGGACATGGCCGACATCACCGAGCGCGCGATGAACGACGAAATCGAGTACGCCGAGAGCCTCCGCCAGCGCTGTGCGCTGCTGGAGGACCTCCCGGACGAGAAGGCGCAGGCGGCCTTCGACGAGGTCGTCCTGCGCCCCGGGGCGGCCGAGGTCATCGAAGCCCTGCGGGACGCCGGCGTCTACGTCGCCATCCTCACCGGCGGCTTCGAGCGCGGCGTCGAAGCTGCACTCGAAACGGAGGGGGTCGAGGTCGACGCCATCGTCGCCAACCGACTGCTCGTCGAAGACGGGAAACTCACCGGGGAGGTGCGTGGCCCGCTCATCTCCGGGACGAAAGACGACGCGCTCGAAGTCGTAACGGCCGTCACCGGAGAGGACCGGGACGCGACTATCGCCGTCGGCGACGGTGCCAACGACCTGCCGATGCTCGAAGTGGCGAACCTGGCCGTCGGCTTCGACCCGAAACCGGCCGTCGCGCCGTCGTGTGACACGACCGTCGAGACGATGGCCGAACTGCACGACCTGCTGGAAGCCGAAGGGGTGCTGTAG
- a CDS encoding O-acetylhomoserine aminocarboxypropyltransferase/cysteine synthase family protein — MSEDQDHGFETDALHVGQKPDAETRSRAPPLYQTTSYVFEDAEDAAKQFALEKPGHIYSRLMNPTVGMLQERLAALEGGVGAVATASGMASLNLATFLLADVGDNVVTASSLYGGTYTYYTHTAPRNGVETRFVDTLDYDAYAEAIDEDTAYVHCETIGNPALVTPDFERLADIAHDHGVPFFVDNTFATPYLCNPIEHGADLVWNSTTKWIHGHGTTVGGVLVDGGSFPWEEHKEKYPEIAGDNPAYHGVNFRDRFGDAAFTYAAIARGLRDLGCQQSPFDAWQTMQGLETLPSRMDRHCRNAMAVAEFLDDHPEVSWVTYPGLDDHETHDAASEYLDGGYGGMITFGLEAGYDAARTTVESTEIASLLANVGDAKTLIIHPASTTHQQLTDEEKAAAGVTDDMVRLSVGTESVEDIKADLDQAIGQATH, encoded by the coding sequence ATGAGCGAGGACCAAGACCACGGATTCGAGACCGACGCCCTACACGTCGGGCAGAAGCCGGACGCAGAGACACGCTCGCGCGCGCCGCCGCTGTACCAGACCACCTCCTACGTCTTCGAGGACGCCGAGGACGCGGCCAAGCAGTTCGCACTGGAGAAGCCCGGACACATCTACTCGCGGCTGATGAACCCCACAGTCGGGATGCTCCAGGAGCGTCTCGCCGCCCTCGAAGGCGGCGTCGGCGCGGTCGCGACGGCCTCTGGGATGGCGTCGCTGAACCTCGCGACGTTCCTGCTGGCCGACGTGGGCGACAACGTCGTCACCGCGTCGTCGCTGTACGGCGGAACCTACACCTACTACACCCACACCGCCCCGCGCAACGGCGTCGAGACCCGCTTCGTCGACACGCTCGACTACGACGCCTACGCCGAGGCCATCGACGAGGACACGGCCTACGTCCACTGTGAGACCATCGGCAACCCCGCGCTCGTGACCCCCGACTTCGAGCGCCTGGCCGACATCGCCCACGACCACGGCGTCCCCTTCTTCGTGGACAACACCTTCGCGACGCCGTACCTCTGTAACCCCATCGAGCACGGCGCGGACCTCGTCTGGAACTCCACGACGAAGTGGATTCACGGCCACGGCACCACCGTCGGCGGCGTGCTCGTCGACGGCGGGTCGTTCCCGTGGGAGGAACACAAAGAGAAGTACCCCGAAATCGCCGGCGACAACCCCGCGTACCACGGCGTGAACTTCCGGGACCGCTTCGGCGACGCGGCCTTTACCTACGCCGCTATCGCCCGCGGCCTCCGGGACCTCGGCTGCCAGCAGTCCCCCTTCGACGCCTGGCAGACGATGCAGGGCCTGGAGACGCTGCCCTCGCGGATGGACCGCCACTGCCGGAACGCGATGGCGGTCGCCGAGTTCCTCGACGACCACCCCGAGGTTTCCTGGGTCACCTACCCCGGCCTCGACGACCACGAGACCCACGACGCCGCAAGCGAGTACCTCGACGGCGGCTACGGCGGCATGATAACGTTCGGCCTCGAAGCGGGCTACGACGCCGCCCGGACGACCGTCGAGTCGACCGAGATAGCCTCGCTACTGGCCAACGTCGGCGACGCGAAGACGCTCATCATCCACCCGGCCTCGACCACCCACCAGCAGCTCACGGACGAGGAGAAGGCCGCCGCCGGCGTCACCGACGACATGGTCCGCCTGTCGGTCGGCACCGAGTCCGTCGAGGACATCAAGGCCGACCTCGACCAGGCCATCGGTCAGGCGACGCACTGA
- a CDS encoding DNA-directed DNA polymerase II small subunit: MPLETPARIVSELASRGYNAEREAVTRIADAPNPATTLDRALETVPDDALKLTTDHVESVIEATESASKSPNPEPGAGGETAGSPTQPHPSVSTGRETATSTEPGASAPSETEGSRDVDTSLRAIEVANDMTGQSTGTGEYSDFVAVFRDRYEKLASKLRGRVNHRPTDAIENMGGGSEAALIGMVSDIRSTASGHWLVELEDTNGTFPCLVMKDRPIADLVQQLLMDEVIAVEGTLADDAGILFVDSLYFPDVPRTHSPSTADRHVQAALISDVHVGSQEFMEDAWHRFTDWLHTPEAESVEYLLIAGDMVEGVGIYPEQDEELDIIDIYDQYEAFSEYLKEVPGDMEIRMIPGNHDAVRLAEPQPGFDEELRDIMTAHDAQVHSNPSLVTVEGVTVLMYHGVSLDEVIAELPDEEASYEEPHKAMYQLLKKRHVAPQYGGHTRLAPEDRDYLVMEEVPDVFHTGHVHKLGWGEYHNVLALNSGCWQAQTAFQKSVNIDPDAGFAPILDLDTLSMTVRKFS; encoded by the coding sequence GTGCCTCTGGAGACGCCGGCACGCATCGTCAGCGAACTCGCGAGCCGCGGCTACAACGCGGAGCGCGAGGCGGTGACCCGAATCGCCGACGCGCCGAACCCGGCGACGACACTCGACCGTGCACTCGAAACGGTCCCCGACGACGCGCTGAAACTGACGACCGACCACGTCGAATCTGTGATTGAAGCGACAGAAAGCGCCAGTAAATCGCCGAATCCAGAGCCCGGCGCTGGAGGCGAAACTGCCGGCTCTCCGACGCAGCCACACCCCTCCGTTTCAACTGGAAGGGAGACAGCCACGTCGACGGAACCGGGCGCGTCGGCTCCATCTGAAACGGAGGGGTCACGTGACGTCGACACATCCCTCCGGGCCATCGAGGTGGCCAACGACATGACCGGCCAGTCCACTGGGACCGGCGAGTACTCGGACTTCGTCGCGGTGTTCCGTGACCGCTACGAGAAACTGGCGAGCAAGCTCCGGGGCCGGGTGAACCACCGCCCGACTGACGCCATCGAGAACATGGGCGGCGGCAGCGAGGCCGCGCTCATCGGCATGGTCTCGGACATCCGCTCGACGGCCAGCGGCCACTGGCTGGTCGAACTGGAGGACACGAACGGGACCTTCCCCTGTCTGGTGATGAAAGACCGACCTATCGCCGACCTGGTCCAGCAGCTGCTCATGGACGAGGTCATCGCCGTCGAGGGGACGCTGGCCGACGACGCCGGCATCCTGTTCGTGGACTCGCTGTACTTCCCGGACGTGCCCCGGACCCACAGCCCCTCGACCGCCGACCGGCACGTTCAGGCGGCGCTCATCTCCGACGTCCACGTCGGGAGCCAGGAGTTCATGGAAGACGCCTGGCACCGCTTTACCGACTGGCTCCACACGCCCGAGGCCGAGTCCGTCGAGTACCTTCTCATCGCCGGCGACATGGTCGAGGGCGTCGGCATCTACCCCGAGCAGGACGAGGAACTGGATATCATCGACATCTACGACCAGTACGAGGCCTTCAGCGAGTACCTCAAGGAGGTCCCCGGCGACATGGAGATTCGGATGATTCCGGGCAACCACGACGCCGTCCGGCTGGCCGAGCCCCAGCCCGGCTTCGACGAGGAGTTGCGGGACATCATGACCGCCCACGACGCGCAGGTCCACTCGAACCCCTCGCTGGTCACCGTCGAGGGCGTCACGGTGTTGATGTACCACGGCGTCTCGCTGGACGAGGTCATCGCCGAACTCCCCGACGAGGAGGCCAGCTACGAGGAGCCCCACAAGGCGATGTACCAGCTCCTGAAGAAGCGCCACGTCGCGCCCCAGTACGGCGGCCACACCCGCCTGGCCCCGGAGGACCGTGACTATCTGGTGATGGAGGAGGTCCCCGACGTCTTCCACACCGGCCACGTCCACAAGCTCGGCTGGGGGGAGTACCACAACGTCCTCGCGCTGAACTCCGGCTGCTGGCAGGCCCAGACCGCGTTCCAGAAGAGCGTCAACATCGACCCCGACGCCGGTTTCGCGCCGATTCTGGACCTCGATACGCTTTCGATGACGGTCCGGAAGTTCTCCTAA
- a CDS encoding S26 family signal peptidase, with translation MRRDEPTSDAPRDDGDAAEANPSLRVGLYLRDVGTSVGAVVLVGAFLFAVSGVWPPLVAIESGSMEPHIDTGDMVFIMDAERFPGQDARHGVVTAAAGTETGYRTFQRHGDVIVFEPNGNEQRTPVIHRAMLWVDAGENWYARANPEYVGSADSCDELRNCPAPHAGFVTKGDNEVTNSRYDQVSGASTVVRPEWVIGTGTFRIPRLGYVRTQPSRLSSASAPAAVGRSPAPAASPEHGLRTTES, from the coding sequence ATGCGCCGGGACGAGCCCACCAGCGACGCACCCCGCGACGACGGGGACGCAGCGGAGGCGAACCCGTCGCTCCGTGTGGGCCTGTACCTCCGTGACGTCGGGACCAGCGTCGGAGCGGTCGTACTCGTCGGCGCGTTCCTGTTTGCCGTCAGCGGGGTGTGGCCCCCGCTGGTCGCCATCGAGAGCGGGAGTATGGAGCCACACATCGACACCGGCGACATGGTGTTCATCATGGACGCGGAGCGGTTCCCCGGGCAGGACGCTCGCCACGGCGTCGTCACGGCGGCGGCCGGCACGGAGACGGGGTACCGGACCTTCCAACGACACGGGGACGTCATCGTCTTCGAGCCCAACGGCAACGAGCAGCGAACGCCGGTCATCCACCGCGCGATGCTGTGGGTCGACGCCGGCGAGAACTGGTACGCCCGCGCGAACCCGGAGTACGTCGGGAGCGCGGATAGCTGCGACGAACTCCGGAACTGCCCGGCCCCCCACGCCGGCTTCGTCACGAAAGGCGACAACGAGGTCACCAACAGCAGGTACGACCAGGTGAGCGGGGCGAGCACCGTCGTGCGCCCGGAGTGGGTCATCGGGACCGGGACCTTCCGAATCCCGCGTCTCGGATACGTCCGAACACAGCCGTCCCGGTTGTCGAGCGCGTCAGCGCCGGCGGCGGTCGGCAGGTCGCCGGCCCCGGCGGCCTCCCCGGAACACGGCCTTCGGACAACAGAAAGTTGA
- a CDS encoding S26 family signal peptidase: MVYVTDIASSAGSVLLVGVLLFAISGVWPPLVAIESPSMDPHIKEGDLVFVMEEERFSGPDDRHGVVTAASDDSYRKFQQPGDVIVYEPDGNGRQTPIIHRAMLWVEEGENWYDRANEDYIGSADDCEELTSCPADHAGFITKGDNNGRYDQVGTSPISEPVRPGWVVGTAEMRVPLLGQVRLQWNQAGATERVTNRTATNATGSTAVNAAAAG; this comes from the coding sequence ATGGTGTACGTGACCGATATCGCCAGCAGCGCCGGCTCGGTCCTCCTGGTCGGGGTGTTGCTGTTCGCCATCAGCGGCGTCTGGCCCCCGCTGGTCGCCATCGAGAGCCCGAGCATGGACCCCCACATCAAGGAGGGTGACCTCGTGTTCGTGATGGAGGAAGAACGGTTCTCCGGGCCGGACGACCGCCACGGCGTCGTCACGGCGGCGAGCGACGACAGCTACCGGAAGTTCCAGCAGCCGGGCGACGTCATCGTGTACGAACCCGACGGGAACGGCCGACAGACGCCCATCATCCACCGCGCGATGCTGTGGGTCGAGGAAGGCGAGAACTGGTACGACCGCGCGAACGAGGACTACATCGGCAGCGCGGACGACTGCGAGGAACTGACTTCCTGTCCGGCCGACCACGCCGGCTTCATCACCAAGGGCGACAACAACGGCCGGTACGACCAGGTCGGGACCAGCCCCATCAGCGAGCCGGTCAGACCCGGGTGGGTCGTCGGCACCGCGGAGATGCGGGTCCCGCTGCTGGGGCAGGTTCGGCTCCAGTGGAACCAGGCCGGGGCGACGGAGCGGGTGACGAACCGGACGGCGACGAACGCGACGGGCTCGACAGCCGTGAACGCGGCGGCGGCCGGATAG